A genomic segment from Gilvibacter sp. SZ-19 encodes:
- a CDS encoding RNA methyltransferase, whose product MSDFRKLRNSELDRLEVAAFKSAAKTPLIVVLDNIRSLNNVGSVFRTSDAFRIEKIYLCGITATPPHKDIQKTALGATDSVAWEYAEDCAELIKKLKAEGVVSFAVEQTENSISLSEFTPQQTPLAVVFGNEVKGVQQSVIDCCDGVIEIPQIGTKHSLNIAVSAGVVLWDIFQKLNG is encoded by the coding sequence ATGAGTGACTTTAGAAAACTTCGCAATAGCGAACTGGATCGTTTGGAGGTTGCAGCGTTTAAATCCGCAGCAAAAACACCTCTAATAGTTGTGCTGGATAACATCCGCAGTCTAAACAATGTAGGGAGTGTCTTTAGAACCTCAGACGCCTTTAGGATCGAAAAAATCTACCTCTGTGGAATCACTGCCACTCCTCCGCATAAAGACATTCAAAAAACAGCTTTAGGAGCTACAGATAGCGTAGCTTGGGAGTACGCTGAAGACTGTGCAGAGTTGATCAAAAAGCTCAAAGCCGAAGGCGTTGTCAGCTTTGCTGTTGAGCAAACAGAAAATTCCATAAGCTTAAGTGAATTCACCCCACAACAAACACCACTAGCAGTTGTTTTTGGCAACGAAGTAAAAGGCGTGCAGCAAAGTGTTATAGACTGCTGTGACGGGGTGATAGAGATTCCGCAGATCGGCACCAAACACTCCCTGAACATCGCTGTTAGCGCAGGCGTGGTTCTTTGGGATATCTTCCAGAAATTAAACGGCTAA
- a CDS encoding tyrosine-type recombinase/integrase yields MASIKFLLRSKKNPAPIYIRLSAGRGTTPKVRTGLHCDPKQWSESTGMPKQTTASNKKLAQTLLKMKARIFENLNEAQSEGISIDSTWLQYQVDLIQGKVNESGQSEFLVDAIDTLLDTCHLRPNSKGGIGLGKSSYNAYRSLKSKIIAFQGRKRLKVKDVNKKLAQDFLQFMIDEKGYSESYATKSLANLKTVCHDAKKNGVEVSTQLDSIKSIHIKNEFIIYLTPEEIERIKNAEIEQPHLINARKWLILGCAIGQRAGDLLNLTSKNFVYIQGFNMIELTQEKGNKQVRIPVLEDTMNVIKSGLPHKISIQRFNDYIKEVCRIAGIDSMTKGKLYDPATKRKKVGVYPKYKLITSHTCRRSFATNHFNEMPTSIIRILTGHATEQMLLNYIGNSSLDITQLILEYMTKSNSKLNKQPQLEIVHSKKSV; encoded by the coding sequence ATGGCATCCATTAAGTTCTTACTTCGTAGCAAAAAGAATCCTGCACCGATCTACATAAGACTATCAGCAGGACGTGGCACGACTCCAAAGGTTCGCACTGGCCTTCACTGTGACCCTAAACAGTGGAGTGAATCAACAGGAATGCCAAAGCAGACCACCGCTAGTAATAAAAAACTTGCTCAGACTCTGCTCAAGATGAAAGCCCGAATATTTGAAAACCTCAACGAAGCACAGTCTGAAGGAATCTCAATTGACAGCACATGGCTGCAATATCAGGTCGATCTAATTCAGGGCAAGGTGAATGAGTCAGGGCAAAGTGAATTTTTAGTTGATGCCATTGATACCTTATTGGACACTTGTCATTTGCGTCCAAATTCAAAAGGCGGAATTGGTCTGGGTAAGAGTTCGTACAACGCTTACAGATCATTAAAGTCTAAAATCATCGCATTTCAAGGCAGAAAAAGGCTGAAAGTAAAAGACGTCAACAAGAAACTTGCACAAGACTTCTTACAATTCATGATTGATGAAAAGGGATATTCAGAATCCTACGCGACAAAATCACTTGCAAACCTCAAAACGGTATGTCATGACGCAAAGAAAAACGGCGTTGAGGTTAGCACACAACTTGATTCGATAAAATCAATTCATATCAAGAACGAGTTCATTATTTACTTGACACCAGAAGAAATTGAAAGAATCAAGAACGCTGAAATTGAACAACCTCATCTAATAAATGCACGAAAATGGTTGATTCTTGGATGCGCCATTGGACAACGTGCTGGTGATCTTCTCAACCTAACCAGCAAGAACTTCGTTTACATTCAAGGTTTCAACATGATTGAATTGACACAGGAAAAAGGGAACAAACAAGTTAGAATACCAGTACTTGAAGACACGATGAATGTCATTAAAAGTGGACTACCTCACAAAATATCAATCCAGCGATTTAATGATTACATCAAAGAAGTTTGTCGAATCGCTGGCATTGACAGCATGACAAAAGGTAAACTTTACGACCCAGCAACAAAGCGTAAGAAAGTTGGCGTTTATCCAAAGTACAAACTTATCACCTCTCATACTTGTCGCCGTTCGTTCGCAACAAATCATTTCAATGAAATGCCAACATCCATTATTCGCATCTTGACAGGTCATGCCACTGAACAAATGCTTCTGAATTATATCGGAAATAGTTCATTAGACATTACGCAATTGATTCTAGAGTACATGACGAAAAGTAATAGTAAACTGAACAAACAACCTCAACTTGAAATCGTTCACTCTAAAAAGTCCGTCTAA
- a CDS encoding helix-turn-helix domain-containing protein: MKTVQLVSMTPEDLKELILPDIRKIIDQIKTDFTPKEPEQYLTTQDVMNLLHINRGTVNNWRKKGILTAYGIEGKILFKRSEVQEAVQCLD, encoded by the coding sequence ATGAAAACCGTTCAACTTGTATCAATGACCCCTGAAGACCTGAAAGAACTGATCTTACCCGATATCAGAAAGATCATTGATCAGATTAAGACCGACTTCACACCGAAAGAACCAGAACAATACCTCACCACACAGGATGTAATGAACCTTTTACACATCAATAGAGGTACGGTTAACAATTGGCGAAAAAAGGGCATACTGACCGCCTATGGCATTGAAGGCAAGATTCTTTTTAAAAGGTCAGAAGTCCAAGAGGCAGTTCAATGTTTGGATTGA
- a CDS encoding response regulator transcription factor, which translates to MKTKLNVLMVDDHPIIIEGYRNTLYDNFNEQYTLMIDVVSNCDDAAKAIKMNRNEKPYDVALIDIKLPPSKDGKLTSGVDVAILLRQLHPKSRVIILTMHNEDGRIHNILQNINPEGFLIKSDLTSSELSRAFEEVADGRTYYSATVNNHFRKMISNDFSLDQKNLQILYHLSRGVQTKNLSNYINLSLSAIEKRKNHIKELFDIKSANDEVLIEEARRRGFV; encoded by the coding sequence ATGAAGACAAAATTAAACGTGTTGATGGTAGATGATCATCCGATCATTATAGAAGGATATCGCAACACACTCTACGATAATTTTAACGAGCAGTACACCTTGATGATCGATGTGGTTTCCAACTGCGATGATGCCGCTAAGGCCATCAAAATGAACCGCAATGAAAAGCCTTATGACGTAGCACTGATCGATATAAAATTACCACCTTCTAAAGACGGAAAGCTCACCTCTGGAGTCGATGTTGCTATCTTACTGAGACAGCTGCATCCAAAATCCAGAGTGATCATTCTAACCATGCACAACGAAGATGGACGCATCCACAACATATTGCAAAATATTAACCCAGAAGGATTTCTGATCAAGAGTGACTTGACCTCGAGTGAACTCAGTCGCGCTTTTGAAGAAGTTGCAGATGGGCGAACCTATTACAGTGCCACGGTGAACAATCATTTTAGAAAGATGATCAGCAACGATTTTTCTCTAGATCAGAAGAATCTGCAGATCTTGTACCACCTATCTCGCGGCGTGCAGACTAAAAACTTGAGTAACTATATCAACCTTTCTTTAAGTGCGATAGAGAAGCGCAAGAACCACATCAAAGAATTGTTTGATATTAAATCTGCCAACGACGAGGTGCTTATTGAAGAAGCTCGCAGGAGAGGGTTCGTATAA
- the aqpZ gene encoding aquaporin Z: MKKFVAEAIGTFWLVFGGCGSAMLAAGVENVGIGFMGVALAFGLTVVTMAYAIGHISGAHLNPAVTIGLWVGGRFSGKEVVPYVVSQCIGGIIAAAVLYVIVTGNGSEIGGFAANGYGAHSPGGYSMEAGILTEFVLTLVFLVVIMGATHKNAASKFAGLAIGLALTLIHLISIPVTNTSVNPARSLSQAVFVGDWALAQLWVFIVFPIAGAIFGGLLYRWLSGGND; the protein is encoded by the coding sequence ATGAAAAAATTCGTTGCAGAAGCCATTGGAACCTTTTGGTTGGTCTTTGGCGGTTGTGGATCTGCCATGCTTGCGGCAGGCGTTGAGAACGTTGGGATTGGATTTATGGGTGTGGCATTGGCATTCGGACTTACTGTAGTCACCATGGCCTATGCCATAGGACATATCTCTGGAGCTCATTTGAATCCTGCAGTTACTATTGGTCTTTGGGTAGGTGGACGTTTCTCCGGAAAAGAGGTTGTTCCTTATGTAGTTTCACAATGTATAGGCGGTATCATTGCTGCGGCTGTTCTTTATGTCATTGTTACCGGTAACGGCTCTGAAATTGGTGGTTTTGCCGCCAATGGTTACGGGGCGCATTCTCCTGGAGGTTATTCCATGGAAGCAGGTATTCTAACTGAATTTGTATTGACCCTAGTATTTCTGGTTGTCATCATGGGGGCTACGCATAAGAATGCGGCTTCGAAATTTGCTGGTCTTGCCATTGGTCTGGCCCTGACTTTGATCCATTTGATAAGTATCCCAGTAACCAATACCTCGGTGAATCCTGCTCGAAGTTTGAGTCAGGCGGTCTTTGTTGGAGATTGGGCACTCGCTCAACTTTGGGTCTTTATTGTATTTCCTATCGCTGGAGCCATTTTCGGCGGACTTTTATACCGTTGGTTGTCTGGAGGAAACGACTAA
- a CDS encoding VOC family protein, whose protein sequence is MNLNQVTVPTINMEASVAFYRHLGLKIIVDAAPRYVRFECPQGDATFSIHQIDELGVGEAPVIYFETQQLDAEVQRLQELGIGFELLPTDQSWGWREARLTDPAGNKVVLFWGGAYRKNPPWRVK, encoded by the coding sequence ATGAACCTCAATCAAGTAACAGTACCCACTATTAACATGGAAGCCAGTGTAGCTTTCTACCGGCATTTGGGCCTTAAGATCATTGTCGATGCGGCTCCTCGATATGTTCGCTTTGAATGTCCACAGGGAGACGCCACTTTTTCAATACACCAAATTGATGAATTGGGAGTTGGCGAAGCTCCTGTTATCTATTTTGAAACCCAACAGCTCGACGCAGAAGTCCAACGTTTACAAGAACTGGGCATAGGCTTCGAACTATTACCTACAGACCAAAGCTGGGGTTGGCGAGAAGCTCGCCTTACCGACCCTGCCGGAAATAAAGTCGTCCTTTTTTGGGGTGGAGCGTATCGCAAAAATCCGCCTTGGCGAGTTAAGTGA
- a CDS encoding tetratricopeptide repeat-containing sensor histidine kinase: MAPLYPNRIKDYIRTIQILVMCMVCYFVVSCKHEGPSGAEVPSTVQDSVMAIIDEIAVGDQPRTVLKSQLLRAFRLHGLIQNDSVKKLVLDSIARNSLRYRNEELARMSAEHLQDIAVAGSDTLGIAKAHWYLGHYYLRQDQIDSAANKFYYAERFYRLSGDFLNAGKSVLNLAIIQKNQKDYIGSERSTVRALEFLEGTVGEERSIASAYNNLGIIAKDTEKYDLALEYHNKALEYRREIENAALEASSLNNLGIVYTNMGQYEEAIAMFDSGLENDSLYHQRPITYAKLLDNKAYAELQGGKKEGYPEAFMIPLRLRDSISDKSGKVQSYLRLSEYHLMMDSIAKSHDYAKEALALAREIGYQRGEQESLQLLAKNSEPAVALAYNNRFIAINDSLQKAERSFQDRFARLRFQTDILEDERNRVVQANKQLQLVLLSLIAFALLGYIIIQRRANQKELLYQADQQKANEEIYSLMLSQKVKLEEGRQIEKQRISEELHDGILSKLFGARLSLDSLNAKVDSKSVGVRQSYIQEIKNIESEIRSISHELNASTFNSEVMYVDAIEKLLRDQCSIHNIDFDLTSDHKIDWEKMTNDKKVHLYRIIQEALQNIMKHAKADEVSVQFAQLVNGVRLIIEDDGVGMNIHKVKRGIGLKNIKSRVKQIEGNLKIKSEEGKGTQITVDFAV, translated from the coding sequence ATGGCACCGCTATACCCAAATCGAATCAAAGATTATATAAGAACCATACAGATCCTGGTGATGTGTATGGTTTGCTATTTTGTAGTTTCTTGTAAGCACGAAGGTCCTTCTGGAGCTGAAGTCCCAAGCACCGTTCAGGATTCAGTAATGGCTATCATCGATGAAATTGCTGTAGGAGATCAACCGCGTACTGTTTTAAAGTCGCAATTGTTGCGCGCGTTTCGTCTTCACGGTCTGATCCAGAACGATTCGGTGAAGAAACTGGTGCTAGATTCCATTGCCAGAAATAGTTTGCGCTATCGCAACGAAGAATTGGCCCGTATGTCTGCAGAGCACTTACAAGACATAGCTGTGGCTGGCAGCGACACTTTGGGTATTGCCAAGGCCCATTGGTATCTGGGTCATTATTATTTAAGACAAGATCAAATAGACAGTGCCGCCAATAAGTTCTACTATGCGGAACGCTTCTATAGACTTTCCGGAGATTTCTTAAATGCGGGGAAATCTGTATTGAATCTGGCCATTATTCAAAAGAACCAAAAAGACTATATAGGTAGCGAACGCAGTACGGTTCGTGCCTTGGAATTCTTAGAAGGTACCGTAGGAGAGGAGCGCAGCATTGCTTCTGCCTACAACAACTTAGGTATCATTGCCAAGGATACTGAAAAATACGACCTCGCACTAGAATACCACAACAAGGCCTTGGAATACAGAAGAGAGATCGAAAATGCTGCTTTGGAGGCGAGTTCATTGAACAATTTGGGAATCGTTTACACCAATATGGGGCAATATGAGGAAGCCATTGCCATGTTCGATAGCGGACTAGAAAATGACAGTCTGTATCATCAGCGGCCCATTACTTATGCCAAACTTTTAGATAATAAGGCCTATGCGGAGTTGCAAGGTGGAAAAAAGGAGGGCTATCCTGAAGCCTTTATGATCCCATTGCGATTGCGGGACAGTATTTCGGATAAATCTGGGAAAGTGCAAAGTTATCTGCGTTTGAGTGAGTACCACTTAATGATGGATTCCATAGCAAAGAGTCATGATTATGCCAAGGAGGCCTTGGCTTTGGCGCGTGAGATCGGATACCAGCGCGGGGAGCAAGAATCTTTGCAGTTGCTCGCTAAAAATTCTGAACCGGCTGTGGCTTTGGCCTATAACAACAGATTCATAGCTATAAATGACAGTTTGCAAAAGGCAGAGCGATCCTTCCAAGATCGATTTGCCCGACTGCGTTTTCAGACCGATATTCTGGAAGATGAGAGAAACCGTGTTGTTCAGGCCAATAAACAACTGCAATTGGTATTGCTGAGTCTTATCGCTTTTGCCTTATTGGGGTATATTATTATTCAGCGTAGAGCCAATCAGAAGGAGTTGCTCTACCAAGCAGATCAGCAAAAGGCCAACGAAGAGATATACAGTTTGATGTTGTCTCAAAAAGTAAAGTTGGAAGAGGGCCGCCAGATAGAGAAACAACGCATATCAGAAGAACTTCACGACGGAATATTGAGCAAGCTTTTTGGCGCTCGATTGAGTTTAGACAGCTTGAACGCCAAAGTTGATTCTAAGTCCGTTGGAGTTAGACAGTCTTATATACAAGAGATCAAGAACATTGAAAGCGAGATCCGCTCCATATCTCACGAGCTTAACGCCAGTACCTTTAACAGTGAGGTCATGTATGTGGACGCGATCGAAAAGCTCCTACGCGACCAGTGTAGTATTCACAATATTGATTTTGATCTGACCAGTGATCATAAGATCGACTGGGAGAAAATGACCAATGACAAAAAAGTCCACCTGTATCGCATCATTCAAGAAGCGCTTCAGAACATCATGAAGCACGCTAAAGCAGATGAGGTCTCTGTCCAATTTGCGCAATTGGTCAATGGGGTTCGTCTTATTATTGAAGACGATGGTGTGGGCATGAATATTCACAAGGTTAAACGTGGGATAGGTCTAAAGAACATCAAGTCCCGTGTAAAACAGATCGAAGGTAATCTGAAGATCAAGAGTGAGGAAGGCAAGGGTACCCAGATCACTGTAGATTTCGCAGTCTAA
- a CDS encoding DUF2461 domain-containing protein — MNDTSAGFKAMIAFLRKLQKNNSKDWMDANRKAYHQVRDFYVDWLDMMNLELAKIDPDYFDTPGKKAINRINNNLMFHPNRPVYKDHFGAGLDQLSKQGDFYIEINTQDVFIGGGYWHPDPKSLRSIRQAIDYDGERFKAVLNKPSFKKRFGGLIPADSLSRPPKGFTEEHPHIELLKRKAFAVSCNLEHKELEGPNFNKEVIAIYKEMLPFRRYLNQAVTV, encoded by the coding sequence ATGAATGATACTTCAGCTGGCTTTAAGGCCATGATCGCTTTTTTGCGCAAATTGCAAAAGAACAACTCCAAAGATTGGATGGATGCCAACCGAAAGGCTTATCATCAAGTGCGAGATTTTTATGTCGACTGGCTCGATATGATGAACCTAGAATTGGCTAAGATAGACCCTGATTATTTTGACACGCCTGGTAAGAAGGCTATCAATCGGATCAATAATAATTTAATGTTTCATCCCAACCGACCGGTTTACAAGGATCACTTCGGAGCTGGTCTGGATCAACTCAGCAAACAAGGAGATTTCTATATAGAGATCAATACCCAAGATGTTTTTATTGGCGGCGGATATTGGCATCCTGATCCGAAATCGCTCCGCAGCATTCGACAAGCCATCGACTACGACGGTGAGCGTTTTAAAGCAGTCTTGAACAAACCTAGTTTTAAAAAGCGTTTTGGAGGTCTAATTCCGGCAGATTCGCTTTCACGTCCTCCAAAGGGATTTACAGAAGAGCATCCGCATATAGAACTGCTAAAACGAAAAGCCTTTGCAGTTTCTTGTAATCTTGAGCATAAGGAATTAGAAGGTCCGAATTTTAATAAGGAAGTGATCGCAATTTACAAGGAGATGCTACCCTTTAGACGCTATTTAAACCAGGCGGTCACCGTATAG
- a CDS encoding LexA family transcriptional regulator, producing MQQQLSTAAIRFKKVRESLGFTQQEFAQKLGISNSTADIERAKTKLSGAVVMELLRQFNINPLWLYGKSHSQYLSPQGVSVMPKVITVDNADQENILLVSQRAAAGYPQNVGDPEWVQSLPAFSIPLPEYRNATYRGFQVEGDSMLPNIRPNEWVLGRSVGDLGEATNNKIYILVLQDSVLVKKLEKLPDPAKVRLVSLNPAYLPIDVPVQSIQELWLVNSKISFGLESDGNNSLLQQLQHSMDELKGQINRLQADE from the coding sequence ATGCAACAGCAACTATCTACAGCCGCAATTCGTTTCAAGAAGGTCCGCGAATCTTTGGGATTTACGCAACAGGAGTTCGCTCAGAAGCTAGGTATAAGTAATTCCACAGCAGATATAGAAAGAGCCAAAACCAAACTTTCGGGTGCAGTGGTCATGGAGCTCCTGCGTCAGTTCAATATCAATCCGTTGTGGTTGTACGGCAAGAGTCACTCTCAGTATTTATCGCCTCAAGGTGTTTCGGTCATGCCAAAAGTGATCACCGTTGACAATGCCGACCAAGAAAATATCTTATTGGTCAGTCAGCGTGCCGCAGCAGGATATCCCCAGAACGTTGGCGACCCGGAGTGGGTGCAGAGTTTACCAGCCTTCTCAATTCCTCTACCTGAGTATCGCAATGCAACCTATCGCGGATTTCAGGTAGAAGGCGACAGTATGTTGCCCAACATAAGACCCAATGAGTGGGTACTGGGCAGGTCCGTGGGTGATCTGGGAGAAGCGACCAACAACAAGATCTATATTTTGGTGTTACAGGATTCTGTCTTGGTTAAGAAGTTAGAAAAGTTACCAGACCCGGCTAAAGTGCGCTTGGTTTCTTTGAATCCAGCTTATTTGCCCATTGATGTGCCGGTGCAATCCATTCAAGAACTGTGGTTGGTCAATAGTAAGATCAGTTTTGGTTTGGAGTCCGACGGCAACAACAGTCTGTTGCAGCAATTACAGCATTCTATGGATGAGCTCAAAGGGCAGATCAACAGACTTCAGGCCGATGAATGA
- the mutS gene encoding DNA mismatch repair protein MutS — translation MATKVTPLMKQYNAIKAKHPDALLLFRVGDFYETFGEDAVRAAKILNITLTARNNGGDKTELAGFPHHALNTYLPKLVTAGCRVAICDQLEDPKQTKTIVKRGVTELVTPGVAINDDILQAKKNNFLAAIYPSKKELGVAFLDISTGEFLVAEGSLIYIQKLLQNFGPAEVLFSKQKRTWFKDHFSAALNVFYLEDWVFQPEYAKEKLTQHFNTLNLKGFGVEQMEQAQIAAGAIMHYLQETQHSRLEHITNISRIAADKYLWMDQFTIRNLELYHRSSPEAVTLLDILDHTQSPMGGRMMQRWLALPLKDLNAINSRHDQVAHWVSNPEALDRLRAQLGYIRDLERLASKVATAKVNPREVVQLKNSLEALVPLIQAVQDGSGDIFNDLLEKLDPCDALREQIKATLDEEAPILLSKGKVIATGFNAELDELREIAGGGIAYLDQMVAREAEQTGISSLKIASNNVFGYYIEVRNTHKDKVPEHWIRKQTLVNSERYITEELKEYEQKIQGAEAQIAILESNLYQELLQAIMPYLAKLQANAQAVAAIDCLCSFAHLAISAKYTRPQMNDGFEINIKDGRHPVIEKQLPPDTPYVANDVFLDREQQQLIMITGPNMSGKSAILRQTALISLMAQMGCFVPAASADLGVVDKIFTRVGASDNISMGESTFMVEMNETASILNNISERSLVLLDEIGRGTSTYDGISIAWAISEYLHEHPARPKTLFATHYHELNEMTDRFERIKNYNVSVKETSDNVLFLRKLVPGGSHHSFGIHVAKMAGMPDTVIKRSNKILKRLETSHSSEQLNDKMSQVAEEELQLSFIRLDDPLLEEIRDEILELDIDTLTPVEALMKLNEIKRLLSRNRAERLKK, via the coding sequence ATGGCCACAAAAGTCACTCCTTTAATGAAGCAATACAATGCCATCAAGGCCAAGCACCCTGATGCGCTCTTGCTTTTTCGAGTTGGAGATTTTTACGAGACCTTTGGAGAAGACGCCGTGCGTGCCGCAAAGATTCTCAACATAACACTAACGGCCAGAAACAACGGTGGAGACAAGACCGAATTAGCTGGGTTTCCACATCACGCGCTTAATACCTATTTGCCTAAGTTGGTCACTGCAGGTTGCCGCGTGGCAATTTGCGATCAACTCGAAGATCCGAAGCAAACCAAGACCATAGTAAAGCGAGGTGTTACCGAACTGGTTACTCCAGGAGTTGCTATTAACGACGATATTCTACAAGCCAAGAAGAACAATTTCTTAGCGGCTATTTATCCGTCTAAGAAAGAATTAGGGGTGGCCTTTTTAGATATTTCTACCGGAGAGTTTTTGGTGGCAGAAGGCAGCTTGATCTATATTCAAAAGCTTTTGCAAAACTTTGGTCCGGCAGAGGTTTTGTTCTCCAAGCAAAAACGCACTTGGTTCAAAGATCATTTTTCTGCAGCTCTCAATGTATTTTATTTAGAAGATTGGGTCTTTCAACCCGAGTATGCCAAGGAAAAGCTTACTCAGCATTTCAATACACTAAACTTAAAAGGATTTGGTGTGGAGCAAATGGAGCAGGCACAGATCGCTGCAGGAGCCATTATGCATTATTTGCAAGAGACACAGCATTCGCGTTTAGAGCATATCACGAATATTTCAAGGATCGCTGCAGATAAGTATCTGTGGATGGACCAATTCACCATTCGCAACTTAGAACTGTATCATCGTTCCAGTCCGGAGGCAGTAACCCTATTGGATATTCTAGATCATACCCAATCTCCTATGGGAGGGCGTATGATGCAGCGATGGCTTGCCTTACCGTTGAAAGACCTTAATGCGATTAATAGCAGACACGATCAGGTGGCGCATTGGGTATCTAATCCGGAAGCTCTGGATCGCCTAAGAGCACAACTGGGTTATATCAGAGATCTGGAGCGCTTGGCCTCGAAAGTTGCTACGGCTAAAGTGAATCCTAGGGAAGTAGTGCAACTAAAAAATTCTCTTGAAGCCCTGGTTCCTCTAATACAAGCGGTGCAAGATGGGTCTGGAGATATTTTCAATGACCTACTAGAAAAATTAGATCCTTGTGATGCACTAAGAGAACAGATCAAGGCTACCTTAGACGAAGAAGCACCAATTTTACTTTCTAAAGGGAAAGTGATCGCTACTGGCTTTAATGCCGAATTGGACGAATTGCGCGAGATAGCCGGAGGCGGTATCGCCTATTTGGATCAAATGGTTGCCAGAGAGGCGGAACAAACCGGAATCAGCTCGCTCAAGATCGCTTCTAACAACGTATTTGGCTACTATATTGAGGTTCGAAATACGCATAAAGACAAAGTGCCGGAACATTGGATCCGCAAGCAGACGCTGGTTAATTCAGAGCGCTATATTACCGAAGAACTCAAAGAATACGAGCAGAAGATTCAAGGCGCAGAGGCGCAGATCGCCATTTTAGAATCTAATTTGTATCAGGAGCTTTTACAAGCTATTATGCCGTATTTGGCCAAGCTACAGGCCAATGCCCAGGCTGTGGCCGCAATAGATTGTCTGTGTAGTTTTGCGCATTTGGCTATTAGCGCCAAATATACTCGCCCGCAAATGAACGACGGTTTTGAGATCAATATCAAAGATGGCCGTCATCCGGTGATCGAAAAACAACTCCCGCCAGATACGCCCTATGTAGCCAACGATGTCTTTTTAGATCGTGAGCAGCAACAACTCATCATGATCACTGGGCCCAATATGAGTGGTAAGTCTGCTATTTTAAGGCAAACAGCATTGATCTCGCTGATGGCGCAAATGGGATGCTTTGTCCCTGCAGCTTCGGCAGATTTGGGTGTGGTAGATAAGATCTTTACTCGAGTAGGGGCCAGCGACAATATCTCTATGGGAGAATCTACATTTATGGTAGAGATGAACGAGACGGCGAGCATTCTCAATAATATTTCTGAAAGGTCTTTGGTCCTTTTAGACGAAATTGGTCGCGGAACCAGTACTTATGATGGAATCTCTATTGCTTGGGCCATAAGCGAGTATTTGCATGAGCATCCTGCCAGACCTAAGACGCTGTTTGCAACGCACTACCACGAGCTCAATGAAATGACCGATCGCTTTGAGCGTATTAAGAATTACAATGTGTCTGTAAAGGAGACTTCGGATAATGTATTGTTCTTGCGCAAATTGGTCCCTGGAGGTTCTCACCACAGTTTTGGGATTCATGTGGCCAAGATGGCCGGGATGCCCGATACGGTAATAAAAAGGTCCAACAAGATCTTAAAGCGACTGGAAACCTCGCATTCGTCTGAGCAACTGAACGATAAGATGAGCCAGGTTGCGGAAGAAGAGCTACAACTCAGTTTTATCCGCTTGGACGATCCTTTACTAGAAGAAATAAGAGATGAGATACTAGAGCTAGACATAGATACCTTAACTCCGGTAGAGGCTCTTATGAAACTCAATGAGATCAAACGTCTGCTTAGCCGTAATCGTGCAGAACGCCTCAAGAAATAG
- a CDS encoding helix-turn-helix domain-containing protein: MAKPKLVTAGEASLILGCSRSQVERLQIKGELKPVPTIHARFYFRESDVLTLKAKLNAKSGRS, from the coding sequence ATGGCAAAGCCAAAATTAGTCACCGCTGGTGAAGCAAGCCTCATTTTAGGTTGTTCACGCAGTCAAGTTGAGCGACTACAGATTAAAGGAGAACTGAAGCCAGTTCCAACAATTCACGCAAGATTCTATTTCCGCGAATCAGATGTATTGACCCTAAAAGCAAAGTTGAACGCAAAATCAGGAAGATCATGA